The Raphanus sativus cultivar WK10039 chromosome 6, ASM80110v3, whole genome shotgun sequence sequence TCATCCACTGAAAGAACCGCTCTGAGATACTCACCAGCTTGTTGTTTTGGAGGAAGAGTGTTCCGAGTTTCTTTGTCCCATAATATGGACATGCATCAATCTTCTCAATTTCATTTCCCATTAATGACATCTTCCGCACAACGCTCCAATCTTCCACCACTGGGACGTGGCTCAATCCGGAACCGGTTCTCACAATGAAGCTCTCTTTCTTCTTACCAAGATCAGCTGTTATCCATAGCGCCATCTCACGAACCATATCATGCATCTTGAGAAACTCTGCATGCTCATACTCCATCCATAAGCAAGCACGAACAAGAGTACCTATGACCTCATAACCATGGTTCTTAGCTTTGTCTCTGTCTTTGCTCCCATCTGTAGTTCCCTCGCATATCCAATACTCCACCAGCTCTTCCTTCTCAATCTCATAGTCTTCCGGGAACAAAGCGCAGTATTGCAAACACTTTCTAAACATCTCATCTTTTAGATTATCGTAGCTAAACTTCAAGATTGGAAGAATCTTGTCTTGCATACACGAGAAGTCAGCAGCAAACGAAGTCAAGACATCCTGAGCGTGAGACCATTCTTGTATTGTCTTTCTAGATGACATGGTCTCCCCAATAACATTGAGTGCCAGTGGCAAACCATAACACTTTTCAGCTATCATTCTTGCAACTTGAGGAATGTTCTGATGACTCTCTAAGGTTAGATCTCCAACTCTCATCCGGAACAACTCCCATGCTTCATCCGACGCCAAGCACTTGACTTCCATCTCAACATCAACCCTCATCTCTGAGCACACTTCCTTAGACCGAGTAGTGAACACTACTTTACACCGGTTCATTCTTGTAGGTGTGGGGAATCCTATCCTTTGAATGTCTACTTTACTCCATATGTCATCCAATAACAACATATATCTCTTACCCTTTAGCATCTTCTTGATCTCTGACgctttctcttcttcctttatGTGTTTCCACTCCTCACTGAAAAGACCAAGTCTCCTCGAAATCGTTTCTTGAACGCTCTCTATCTTTTGATCTTTAGACACCACAACCCAAATGACAACATCAAAATCATTTCCTGTGTTGACAAAAGTGTTATTGATTTGAGACAGGAGTGTGGTTTTACCGACACCTCCCATTCCGTAAAGACCTAACGTTCCAACTCCATCTTCCATTAGCCTGCTACGTACCTTCTCGGTCATTGCTTTCATACCAACAACAGGGTAGATAAGCCTCTCTTCGACTTTAGATCTAGGAACTCTCTCGGCCATGACTTTAAAATCTGCTCTAGACTTGAGACTGTTGACTTCTTTGATTTGCTTGAACACCTTCTTACCGTAATCAAACCTCGATCTGAAACTCCTGGAAACCTCGGTTGTTGTACCTGATGCAAGCAATTCATCGACTTGAGATTCGATTGTCTCGACATTTGAAAGCCATCTCTGAACAGTTGCAAGACGTCGTTGACCTTTCTCTTCCTCTAAAGAAACTCTTGTCAGCAAATCTTCCCTGAGATCCTTGAGCTCCTGAGTTGCCGTCTGCAGAGTTTGCACGTTTTCTTGGAGCTTACGTATGTAACTTGCTTTCTGCGTCAAGCAACGGCCAACGTGGCTGAGTGTTTGATCACACGGCACTGATATTGAAACACAACCTCCCATCTTGACACACACAAAAATCTTTGTAGATCCAAACTCAACTAAGAAAGGTGTAAGGTTTATGACAGTATGAACTagttttctcaaaaaaagaaaagacagtATGAACTAGAACAGGAACAGAAGAAACGGAACTGACCGTCGactttgacaaaagaaaaaagagtgaCCGTTGACAAAAAGATGGGCCTTAATAGTATTCTACCGACATAATAGTATTCTACCGACATAATAGTACTGGTTAATAGTATTCTACCGACataaatcttctttttttcttttgctaaataCCGACATAAATCTTTCAAATACAATaaccaaatataataaaacatcaGTATTTTCTGCATTTTAGTGCCTTTTTAGACAAATCAATCAAACATAGTGACTATTTATATGAGTCAAGGGAtacagagtaaaaatccaaatccaGTAACTGAACCGAATCGTATTCTCAATATAAAACCAATTACTCTGGTTCAGTTGATGCAGCAAATCCCAACACTGGATTAACTAACCGATCCATTTTCTTGAATAATGAAAAAACACTCGCTTCTTGTCCCCAGATCTTATGTAACATGTCGTAACTGCATTTTTTTCTAGACTCTTGTCATATAATACATCCACAAAATCTTGACTGTGACATGtgatacaaataatatttatacatccATATAACATTATTTGTTCCTGGATGCGACAGCATTCAGTCCCAGTTAACTTGATGTAAGAATGAGCGAGAAGCTGTTCGTTCACTCTCGTGAACCAAGTAAATGTGCATGATTTCTAATGACTCTTATGATCTCTACTGTGTGAAATTTAGCATGAGTATTCAGTTGGACTAGGCTAACTGAATTGAATTTAGATGTGAACTACTATTTGCTACACGCAAACAGAAGAAAACTTAGACGACACAACAACCTCATGCCATATTCATAATAACATAACATCCAAAATAGTTCATAATCCCATagcaaaagtaaaacaaaaaaaaacagcatgCTAGAGTTCAACGTAGCTCCGCCACCTCCTATCAAGAACCCAATTACGAGAACATAGTTCTGACGGACAAGAGACGAAGCTATAACAACGCAAACAAGCGACCAAACACCAAACTAATGTAAAAGAACTAAAATTGTCTTGGGATGATAGAGATTTGCTCAAGGTACTTTACTTGGCACCCTTCTTAACGGCAGCCTTGGTCACCTTGGCTCCGGTTGGGTCTTTCTTGTCAACGCTCTTGATGACACCGACTGCAACAGTCTGCCTCATGTCCCTAACAGCGAAACGTCCAAGCGGCGGGTACTCTGAGAAAGTCTCAACAACCATGGGCTTGGTCGGAGTCATCTTCACCATACCAGCATCACCATTCTTCAAAAACTTGGGCTCCTTCTCAATCTCCTTACCAGAACGCCTATCAATCTTGGTCAAGATCTCAGAGAACTTGACAGCAATGTGGGACGTGTGGCAATCAAGAACCGGAGCGTAACCGTTACCAATCTGACCAGGGTGGTTCATGATGATAACCTGGGAGGTGAAGTTAGCAGCACCTTTAGCAGGATCATCCTTGGAGTTGGATGCAACATACCCACGCTTAAGATCCTTTACAGCAACGTTCTTGACATTGAACCCAACATTGTCACCTGGAAGCGCCTCCACAAGAGACTCGTGGTGCATCTCAACAGACTTAACCTCAGTGGTCAACCCCGAAGGAGCGAAAGTCACAACCATACCAGGCTTGAGCATACCAGTCTCGACACGACCCACCGGCACCGTTCCAATACCACCGATCTTGTAAACATCCTGGAGTGGAAGACGGAGGGGCTTGTCTGATGGCCTCTTGGGCTCGTTGATCTGGTCAAGAGCCTCGAGGAGAGTCGGTCCCTTGTACCAGTCGAGATTGGTGGACCTCTCAATCATGTTGTCACCCTCGAAACCAGAGATGGGGACAAACGGGATCTTGTCAGGGTTGTAACCAACCTTCTTCAAGTAAGAAGACACCTCCTTGATAATCTCATCGTACCTAGCCTTTGAGTACTTAGGAGTAGTAGCATCCATCTGTAAACAATCAATTCGTTAGCATCAAGAGAAGCAAACACAAATAACCAAAGAGAGAAGAGTACTTACTGGTCCCACTCACCTTGTTACAGCAGCAAATCATCTGCTTGACACCAAGCGTGAAAGCAAGAAGAGCATGCTCACGCGTCTGACCATCCTTAGAGATACCAGCCTCAAACCCACCAGTGGTGgaatcaataatcaaaacaGCACAATCAGCCTGGGAGGTACCAGTGATCATGTTCTTGATGAAATCACGATGACCGGGAGCGTCGATGACGGTGCAGTAGTACTTGGTGGTCTCGAACTTCCAGAGAGCAATGTCGATGGTGATACCACGCTCACGCTCGGCCTTGAGCTTGTCCAAGACCCACGCGTACTTGAAAGACCTCTTGTTCATCTCAGCGGCTTCCTTCTCGAACCTCTCGATGACACGCTTGTCGATGCCGCCTAGCTTGTAGATCAAGTGACCGGTGGTCGTGGATTTTCCCGAGTCGACGTGGCCGATGACCACGATGTTGATGTGGAACTTCTCTTTACCCATGGCTGATTTTATCTGCGGATGGAATCATTTAAAAGAAACGATCAACACATTCACAACAGATCTAAACCGATAACAGAATCTCAGATAACCTAAAACGATCTCTATGTAAAGAAGCATCAGGTTGACAGGAAGGGAATCAGACAGCACACGGCAAGGATCGAAACCGTTTGAACGAAGTAAGAAAGGAGATAAGAGATGTGGAGTAATGTCTTACCTAAGTGATTTCGCAAAGAGATGATAGCTTAGCGGCTGGGTTGAAGAGAGAGATCgagatgtgtgtgtgtatatatatagtggTGAATGACTGGATGGGAAAGGAAGGTAGGGTTTTAGCATCATAACATAACGATATTACACTCATGCCCCTGATCTGTCTTcgataacttctttttttttgttgtagttGTGGTCGGTCATAATACATAACTGAGAATGTTTGGTCCAGAAGTCGAGTTCAGTTTACACTTTACAGTAATAGCAAACTATCAAAAGAACAATACAAAAGGATACACAACACAAACCATCAAAATCATTAAgactaaatcttttttttttgaactaagctttcatattaaaattgtagaaaaaacaaaaaaccttAGAAGCCCAGAAGCCTTAGTGTTTTTGGTTAGAGCCCAAGCCCAGTCATAAAGGAAACACATAATTAGGATCAATGAGATTAAAAAGCCCAGAGAAAGGTTGATGAAGAAACCAAAAGTCGATGATGACGATGGAAGAATAGAGGCGATGATCAGGTGGAGAAGCTGTTCCCGCTAGTTAACTGAGCCACTGCTGCATCAGTTTTGAGGAAGCAGAGGGATTAGTTTGTCGGAGAGAGAGGATTCTGTCCTTAATCTGTCTATCAAGTAAGCGCAAGACAGCATCTGCAGAGCGGAAGACTTGGCGGTGAAGTCTGGCGTTTCTTTCTGACCATGTCCAGTAGATACATCCTTGCCAGCAGAGGCGAAGGAGCTTTCCTTTAGTCGATCCTGCTCCAGTAGACTGGATCTGAGAGAGAGCTCGATTCCAATCCCTTTCCGGTATGACCCCACATCGCCTAGCTAACGATCCCCATAAGCATCAAGAGAAGTGACAGAGAAAAAACAGGTGGTCTCTGCTTTCATCTGACTGGTTACAT is a genomic window containing:
- the LOC108806489 gene encoding probable disease resistance protein At5g63020, with the translated sequence MGGCVSISVPCDQTLSHVGRCLTQKASYIRKLQENVQTLQTATQELKDLREDLLTRVSLEEEKGQRRLATVQRWLSNVETIESQVDELLASGTTTEVSRSFRSRFDYGKKVFKQIKEVNSLKSRADFKVMAERVPRSKVEERLIYPVVGMKAMTEKVRSRLMEDGVGTLGLYGMGGVGKTTLLSQINNTFVNTGNDFDVVIWVVVSKDQKIESVQETISRRLGLFSEEWKHIKEEEKASEIKKMLKGKRYMLLLDDIWSKVDIQRIGFPTPTRMNRCKVVFTTRSKEVCSEMRVDVEMEVKCLASDEAWELFRMRVGDLTLESHQNIPQVARMIAEKCYGLPLALNVIGETMSSRKTIQEWSHAQDVLTSFAADFSCMQDKILPILKFSYDNLKDEMFRKCLQYCALFPEDYEIEKEELVEYWICEGTTDGSKDRDKAKNHGYEVIGTLVRACLWMEYEHAEFLKMHDMVREMALWITADLGKKKESFIVRTGSGLSHVPVVEDWSVVRKMSLMGNEIEKIDACPYYGTKKLGTLFLQNNKLVSISERFFQWMTELKVLDLSSNESLTELPADISKLVALQYLNLSSTGIEVLPFGIKSLTKLIHLNLEFTHNLKSVVGISNLLSLQVLMLFESNISLNDGLVEEELKSLEHLKLLTLTLKDAFVMERLLNIHSLVNFARHLSLDKCIPNAVRISLVAGSSAAPSCHDELQHMTSPNTMYFRSLTRVDIVNCEGLRDLTWLMYAPSLTNLHVEMSFQTEEIISREKVMKIGGEKFTTPFLKLESLSLVFLYAMKSIYWSPLPFPALKYLKIHRCPDLRKLPLDSASAKGRDLVLYAYKEWLRDVEWEDEATKNRFCPT
- the LOC108812653 gene encoding elongation factor 1-alpha 1, which codes for MGKEKFHINIVVIGHVDSGKSTTTGHLIYKLGGIDKRVIERFEKEAAEMNKRSFKYAWVLDKLKAERERGITIDIALWKFETTKYYCTVIDAPGHRDFIKNMITGTSQADCAVLIIDSTTGGFEAGISKDGQTREHALLAFTLGVKQMICCCNKMDATTPKYSKARYDEIIKEVSSYLKKVGYNPDKIPFVPISGFEGDNMIERSTNLDWYKGPTLLEALDQINEPKRPSDKPLRLPLQDVYKIGGIGTVPVGRVETGMLKPGMVVTFAPSGLTTEVKSVEMHHESLVEALPGDNVGFNVKNVAVKDLKRGYVASNSKDDPAKGAANFTSQVIIMNHPGQIGNGYAPVLDCHTSHIAVKFSEILTKIDRRSGKEIEKEPKFLKNGDAGMVKMTPTKPMVVETFSEYPPLGRFAVRDMRQTVAVGVIKSVDKKDPTGAKVTKAAVKKGAK